One segment of Polyodon spathula isolate WHYD16114869_AA chromosome 20, ASM1765450v1, whole genome shotgun sequence DNA contains the following:
- the LOC121295318 gene encoding adrenodoxin-like, whose product MARCVVRLQSLLCEPVLQHVYLLGSAVTRNLSRPLPRVALQRRDLHTTRGVFKDAAESSKITIHFINQDGERTTTTATEGESLLDVVVNKNLDFSGFGACEGTLACSTCHLIFDKNVFNKLEPLVDEELDMLDLAYGLTNTSRLGCQVFVQKWMDGMTVQVPQKVNDIRKAAASSLKQ is encoded by the exons ATGGCACGGTGTGTGGTACGGCTCCAGTCCCTCCTCTGTGAACCCGTGTTACAGCATGTTTACTTGCTGGGGTCTGCGGTGACACGGAATCTCTCACGCCCGCTGCCACGGGTGGCTTTACAGCGCAGAGACCTCCACACCACGCGGGGAGTTTTTAAAGACGCAGCCGAGAGCAG CAAAATAACAATCCACTTCATCAACCAAGATGGAGAGAGGACCACCACTACAGCGACGGAGGGGGAAAGCTTGCTGGACGTCGTGGTGAACAAGAATTTAGATTTCAGTGGCTTTG GTGCTTGTGAGGGAACACTAGCCTGCTCAACATGCCACCTGATTTTCGACAAGAACGTTTTTAACAAGCTGGAGCCCCTGGTGGACGAGGAGCTGGACATGCTGGACTTGGCCTATGGCCTGACTAACAC GTCTCGTCTGGGCTGtcaggtgtttgttcagaagtggATGGACGGGATGACAGTTCAGGTGCCGCAAAAGGTGAATGACATCAGGAAGGCAGCCGCATCATCTTTGAAACAGTGA
- the LOC121295439 gene encoding moesin isoform X1 — protein sequence MPKTISVRVTTMDAELEFAIQPNTTGKQLFDQVVKTIGLREVWFFGLQYQDTKSFSTWLKLNKKVTAQDVRKESPLLFKFRAKFYPEDVSEELIQDITQRLFFLQVKEGLLNDDIYCPPETAVLLGSYAVQAKYGDFNKDLHKTGYLSNDKLLPQRVLEQHKLNKEQWEERIQVWHEEHRGILREDSMMEYLKIAQDLEMYGVNYFSIKNKKGSELWLGVDALGLNIYEHNDKMNPKIGFPWSEIRNISFNDKKFVIKPIDKKAPDFVFYAPRLRINKRILALCMGNHELYMRRRKPDTIEVQQMKAQAREEKHQKQMDRALLENEKKKREMAEKDKEKIEKEKAELMEKLAQIEEQTKKAQQELEEQTRRAIELDQERKRAQEEAERLEKERRMAEEAKAALLRQSESQMKNQEHLATELAELTSKISLLEDTQKKKETEAMEWQQKAASVQEDLERTKEELRKKVMVCHVQEPVHAENENDENDENGAQASAELTSEGTIQDRSEEERRTEAEKNERVQKHLMALTSELANARDETKKTANDVIHAENVRAGRDKYKTLRQIRQGNTKQRVDEFESM from the exons ATCAGCGTGAGAGTCACCACAATGGATGCAGAGCTGGAGTTTGCCATCCAGCCCAACACGACTGGCAAACAGCTCTTTGATCAG GTGGTGAAGACCATCGGCCTGAGGGAGGTGTGGTTCTTCGGACTGCAGTACCAGGACACCAAGAGCTTCTCCACATGGCTCAAGCTCAACAAGAAG GTGACTGCCCAGGATGTGCGCAAGGAGAGCCCGCTGCTGTTCAAGTTCCGTGCGAAGTTCTACCCTGAGGACGTGTCCGAGGAGCTGATCCAGGACATCACGCAGCGCCTCTTCTTCCTGCAGGTCAAAGAGGGGCTCCTCAATGATGACATCTACTGCCCGCCCGAGACCGCCGTGCTGCTTGGCTCCTATGCTGTGCAAGCCAAATACGGAGACTTCAACAAAGACCTGCACAAAACAGGTTACCTGAGCAACGACAAGCTGCTGCCACAGAG GGTGTTGGAGCAGCACAAACTGAACAAGGAGCAGTGGGAGGAGCGGATTCAGGTCTGGCACGAGGAACACAGAGGAATTCTAAG AGAGGATTCCATGATGGAGTATCTGAAGATTGCCCAGGATCTGGAGATGTATGGAGTGAACTATTTCAGCATCAAGAACAAGAAAGGCTCTGAACTGTGGCTGGGAGTGGACGCCCTGGGACTCAATATATACGAGCATAATGACAA GATGAACCCTAAGATTGGATTCCCATGGAGTGAAATCAGAAATATTTCCTTTAACGACAAGAAGTTTGTAATCAAGCCGATTGACAAAAAAGCTCCT GACTTTGTGTTCTACGCCCCTCGGCTGAGGATCAACAAGCGCATCCTGGCTCTGTGCATGGGCAACCACGAGCTGTACATGCGACGACGCAAGCCCGACACCATCGAGGTGCAGCAGATGAAGGCGCAGGCCCGCGAGGAGAAGCACCAGAAGCAGATGGACAG GGCACTGCTGGAGAATGAGAAGAAGAAGCGAGAGATGGCTGAGAAGGACAAGGAGAAGATTGAAAAGGAGAAGGCAGAGCTGATGGAAAAGCTCGCCCAGATCGAGGAGCAGACAAAGAAGGCCCAGCAAG AGCTGGAGGAGCAGACCCGACGGGCCATCGAGCTGGATCAGGAGAGGAAGCGGGCCCAGGAGGAGGCGGAGCGACTGGAGAAGGAGCGCAGGATGGCAGAGGAGGCCAAGGCCGCCCTGCTGCGTCAGTCTGAGAGCCAAATGAAGAACCAGGAGCACCTG GCCACTGAACTGGCGGAATTAACTTCGAAAATCTCCCTCCTGGAGGACACCCAGAAGAAGAAGGAAACCGAAGCCATGGAGTGGCAGCAGAAG GCAGCCTCGGTCCAGGAGGACCTGGAGAGGACCAAGGAGGAGCTGAGGAAAAAGGTGATGGTGTGTCACGTTCAGGAGCCTGTTCACGCAGAGAACGAGAACGACGAGAACGATGAGAATGGAGCCCAGGCCAGCGCCGAGCTCACGTCAGAGGGGACCATCCAGGACCGCAGCGAGGAGGAGCGCAGGACCGAGGCCGAGAAGAACGAGCGTGTGCAGAAGCACCTCATG GCTCTGACCTCTGAGCTCGCCAATGCCCGGGACGAGACCAAGAAAACGGCGAACGATGTGATCCACGCGGAGAACGTGCGGGCGGGGCGCGACAAGTACAAGACGCTGCGCCAGATCCGGCAGGGCAACACCAAACAGCGTGTCGACGAGTTCGAATCCATGTGA
- the LOC121295439 gene encoding moesin isoform X2: MQSWSLPSSPTRLANSSLIRVLEQHKLNKEQWEERIQVWHEEHRGILREDSMMEYLKIAQDLEMYGVNYFSIKNKKGSELWLGVDALGLNIYEHNDKMNPKIGFPWSEIRNISFNDKKFVIKPIDKKAPDFVFYAPRLRINKRILALCMGNHELYMRRRKPDTIEVQQMKAQAREEKHQKQMDRALLENEKKKREMAEKDKEKIEKEKAELMEKLAQIEEQTKKAQQELEEQTRRAIELDQERKRAQEEAERLEKERRMAEEAKAALLRQSESQMKNQEHLATELAELTSKISLLEDTQKKKETEAMEWQQKAASVQEDLERTKEELRKKVMVCHVQEPVHAENENDENDENGAQASAELTSEGTIQDRSEEERRTEAEKNERVQKHLMALTSELANARDETKKTANDVIHAENVRAGRDKYKTLRQIRQGNTKQRVDEFESM, encoded by the exons ATGCAGAGCTGGAGTTTGCCATCCAGCCCAACACGACTGGCAAACAGCTCTTTGATCAG GGTGTTGGAGCAGCACAAACTGAACAAGGAGCAGTGGGAGGAGCGGATTCAGGTCTGGCACGAGGAACACAGAGGAATTCTAAG AGAGGATTCCATGATGGAGTATCTGAAGATTGCCCAGGATCTGGAGATGTATGGAGTGAACTATTTCAGCATCAAGAACAAGAAAGGCTCTGAACTGTGGCTGGGAGTGGACGCCCTGGGACTCAATATATACGAGCATAATGACAA GATGAACCCTAAGATTGGATTCCCATGGAGTGAAATCAGAAATATTTCCTTTAACGACAAGAAGTTTGTAATCAAGCCGATTGACAAAAAAGCTCCT GACTTTGTGTTCTACGCCCCTCGGCTGAGGATCAACAAGCGCATCCTGGCTCTGTGCATGGGCAACCACGAGCTGTACATGCGACGACGCAAGCCCGACACCATCGAGGTGCAGCAGATGAAGGCGCAGGCCCGCGAGGAGAAGCACCAGAAGCAGATGGACAG GGCACTGCTGGAGAATGAGAAGAAGAAGCGAGAGATGGCTGAGAAGGACAAGGAGAAGATTGAAAAGGAGAAGGCAGAGCTGATGGAAAAGCTCGCCCAGATCGAGGAGCAGACAAAGAAGGCCCAGCAAG AGCTGGAGGAGCAGACCCGACGGGCCATCGAGCTGGATCAGGAGAGGAAGCGGGCCCAGGAGGAGGCGGAGCGACTGGAGAAGGAGCGCAGGATGGCAGAGGAGGCCAAGGCCGCCCTGCTGCGTCAGTCTGAGAGCCAAATGAAGAACCAGGAGCACCTG GCCACTGAACTGGCGGAATTAACTTCGAAAATCTCCCTCCTGGAGGACACCCAGAAGAAGAAGGAAACCGAAGCCATGGAGTGGCAGCAGAAG GCAGCCTCGGTCCAGGAGGACCTGGAGAGGACCAAGGAGGAGCTGAGGAAAAAGGTGATGGTGTGTCACGTTCAGGAGCCTGTTCACGCAGAGAACGAGAACGACGAGAACGATGAGAATGGAGCCCAGGCCAGCGCCGAGCTCACGTCAGAGGGGACCATCCAGGACCGCAGCGAGGAGGAGCGCAGGACCGAGGCCGAGAAGAACGAGCGTGTGCAGAAGCACCTCATG GCTCTGACCTCTGAGCTCGCCAATGCCCGGGACGAGACCAAGAAAACGGCGAACGATGTGATCCACGCGGAGAACGTGCGGGCGGGGCGCGACAAGTACAAGACGCTGCGCCAGATCCGGCAGGGCAACACCAAACAGCGTGTCGACGAGTTCGAATCCATGTGA
- the LOC121295732 gene encoding rho GTPase-activating protein 20-like isoform X2: protein MKTTMQRRRSAPSAISKALSKSRTQSRDGPLSPASTNNGSLIRAFSGQDSAFIMEERVQLTTGLQTQERHLFLFSDILIIAKSKSSSSLKLKQQVRVCELWIASCIDVVSERKMNPETSFVIGWPTTNYVVTLSSSKAKEKWLQALQWQINKMKQDEYQEKIALKIILLDVGSHTSSTMTLNVGTTDTAEKVIKLCTQQLGSPGQPSDYHLWVMSGKEETPYPLIGHELPFSIIMNCLRDSADQPCKANNNILAPDGALLLEQLPWERQCQFILKPRPVARSHVRTDSFQKHIKKKKSLIDWALRRGSSSPSDSHSGSPSSPRKLFGHSLPSICPSGKLPKPIMDMLCLLYHEGPSTMGIFRRSANAKTCKELKERLNSGHAVQVEGESVFVAAAVITDFLRNIPGSILSAALYHKWMEAMERNNSEEKLEAIKRLVERLPEANVTLLRYLFGLLHHIERRSEENQMTAFNLALCIAPNMLWLPVSTGPEEESRSTRKVAMLVQLLIEEAPAIFGEDIVSLFNKPHEDQLNSSEDALDGHAFQQQYSSDEFDSTFSEQEKPKTLNRKERDSFFLPLNDSVLKEEKEDWGLLDEMDAYKKKALNEDSAYSCDNLDKVSFRSSGSICSFAALQSIRSTRDRCSSEPSVCMSSQLLSKLHAPVARQSSCDAAMIRGQTECSQYMQKLRLDNTKLLEGDTSPRVNNRSKHGLWRSPQIASRIRHLGPHRINRSSFSSLSSTTTSPSVSSLSSLDSAFSYCSDSVFSSAEVSSLPLMFGTSTRLQPLSPEFPSKFPKDWSMTLPASMAQEPCDLDWYEEYDEKDEENNNCINETEDTADGRAPEEGQEACCESTLSVNTYRSAEDDGGDSEHKGRETQPSQAGVGKNQESMELEPESGACDSEPKPQRIETSVKHIELVRPKTGKDKVKRTKITFYMAPGKVRMKNCSEQNEKEKSTISVSVSGSGDDSPVSAGHQSQTVKVYIPQTVFYGQNTPLVLQSVSTKQNSEVPNVQVQTEMNDPAVAAAASIEHLPISKTHSKAASTIRHTIRIILPASVRNSVKEYFLHSDTKNYHTDAKAVEKELVRSKLEWQNRKHMSTPKETVGKIGFGEESFV from the exons ATGAAAACGACTATGCAGAGGAGGCGGTCTGCCCCCTCAGCCATCAGTAAAGCCCTCAGCAAATCCAGAACACAAAGCAG GGATGGGCCTCTCTCCCCAGCCTCCACCAATAACGGGTCTCTGATCCGGGCCTTCAGTGGCCAGGACTCAGCGTTCATCATGGAGGAGCGGGTCCAGCTCACCACGGGGCTGCAGACACAGGAGAGACATCTCTTCCTCTTCAGTGACATACTCATCATCGCCAAGTCAAA GTCCTCATCCAGCCTGAAGCTGAAGCAGCAGGTGCGTGTGTGTGAGCTGTGGATCGCATCCTGCATCGATGTGGTGTCTGAGAGGAAGATGAATCCAGAGACCTCTTTCGTCATTGGCTGGCCAACCACCAACTATGTGGTAACGTTGAG CTCCTCCAAAGCCAAGGAGAAGTGGCTCCAAGCTCTGCAATG GCAAATCAACAAAATGAAACAGGATGAATATCAAGAGAAAATAGCCCTTAAAATCATACTGCTGGATGTGGGGAGCCACACTTCGTCA acaatGACGCTGAATGTGGGCACGACAGACACTGCAGAGAAAGTAATCAAACTCTGCACTCAGCAGCTTGGAAGTCCA GGCCAGCCCAGTGACTACCACCTCTGGGTAATGTCAGGCAAGGAGGAAACCCCCTACCCCCTTATCG GACACGAGCTCCCCTTCAGTATTATCATGAACTGCCTGAGAGACTCTGCAGACCAGCCCTGCAAGGCCAACAACAATATCCTGGCCCCCGACGGGGCCCTTCTCCTGGAGCAGCTCCCCTGGGAGCGCCAGTGCCAGTTTATCCTGAAGCCCCGGCCCGTGGCACGAAGCCACGTGAGGACAG ATTCATTCCAGAAACACATCAAGAAGAAGAAGTCTCTGATTGACTGGGCCTTGCGCAGAGGGAGCAGCAGCCCATCAGACAGTCATTCGGGATCTCCCTCCTCACCCCGCAAGCTGTTCGGCCACTCCCTGCCCTCCATCTGCCCCAGTGGAAAACTGCCCAAGCCCATCATG GACATGCTCTGCCTCCTGTACCATGAGGGCCCATCCACCATGGGTATCTTCAGGCGCTCTGCCAATGCTAAAACCTGCAAGGAGCTGAAGGAGCGTCTGAACTCGGGCCATGCTGTGCAGGTGGAGGGAGAGTCAGTGTTTGTGGCTGCGGCCGTCATCACA GACTTCCTGCGCAACATTCCTGGCAGTATTCTCTCAGCAGCGCTGTATCACAAGTGGATGGAAGCAATGGAGAGAAATAACTCTGAAGAGAAACTAGAGGCCATAAAAAG GCTTGTGGAGCGTCTTCCTGAAGCTAACGTCACCCTGCTTCGCTACCTGTTCGGTCTCCTGCACCACATCGAGAGGAGGTCTGAGGAGAACCAGATGACAGCCTTCAACCTGGCCCTGTGCATCGCTCCCAACATGTTGTGGCTTCCTGTCTCCACAGGGCCCGAGGAAGAGAGCAGATCCACAAGGAAG GTTGCCATGCTTGTGCAGCTCCTAATTGAAGAAGCCCCCGCAATCTTCGGGGAAGACATTGTATCGCTCTTTAACAAACCTCACGAGGACCAGCTAAACAGCTCAGAGGATGCACTGG ATGGGCATGCCTTCCAGCAGCAGTACTCATCAGATGAATTCGATTCCACCTTTTCGGAACAGGAGAAGCCGAAAACCCTTAATAGAAAGGAAAGGGACTCCTTCTTCCTTCCCTTAAATGATTCAGTGCTCAAAGAAGAGAAGGAGGACTGGGGGCTGTTGGATGAAATGGACGCCTATAAGAAGAAAGCCCTGAATGAAGACAGTGCTTACAGCTGCGATAACCTGGACAAGGTGTCTTTCCGATCCAGCGGGTCGATCTGCTCGTTCGCCGCTCTCCAGAGCATCAGATCGACGAGAGACCGCTGCTCCTCGGAGCCCAGCGTGTGCATGAGCTCCCAGCTGCTTAGCAAGCTCCATGCGCCTGTAGCGCGTCAGTCTAGCTGTGATGCTGCAATGATCCGAGGGCAGACAGAGTGCTCCCAGTATATGCAAAAGCTGCGGCTAGACAACACCAAGCTTTTGGAAGGAGACACTAGCCCCAGGGTGAATAACAGAAGCAAACATGGCCTGTGGAGGTCCCCGCAAATAGCCTCAAGGATAAGGCACCTGGGGCCTCACAGGATCAACAGGTCCAGTTTCTCCAGCCTGTCCTCGACAACCACCTCTCCTTCTGTGTCATCCCTGAGCTCTCTGGACAGCGCCTTCTCTTACTGCTCGGACTCCGTGTTCAGCTCGGCTGAGGTCTCCTCATTGCCTCTCATGTTTGGAACTTCCACCAGACTGCAGCCCCTTTCACCAGAGTTTCCCAGCAAGTTCCCCAAAGACTGGAGCATGACCTTGCCGGCATCAATGGCGCAAGAACCATGCGATTTGGATTGGTATGAAGAGTATGACGAAAAGGACGAGGAGAACAACAATTGCATCAACGAGACTGAAGATACTGCAGACGGTCGAGCTCCAGAAGAGGGGCAAGAGGCCTGCTGTGAAAGCACTTTGAGCGTTAACACTTACAGGAGTGCTGAGGACGATGGAGGTGATTCAGAACACAAGGGACGAGAGACACAACCGAGTCAAGCAGGCGTGGGAAAGAACCAAGAGTCCATGGAATTGGAACCAGAGTCTGGGGCTTGTGACAGCGAACCCAAACCACAGAGAATAGAAACATCAGTGAAGCACATAGAACTGGTTAGACCGAAAACTGGTAAAGATAAGGTGAAGCGCACTAAGATAACATTCTACATGGCCCCGGGCAAAGTAAGAATGAAGAACTGTTCTGAGCAGAACGAGAAAGAAAAGTCCACCATTTCAGTGAGCGTGTCGGGCTCAGGTGACGATTCTCCAGTTAGTGCAGGACACCAAAGTCAGACTGTAAAGGTCTACATTCCACAGACTGTTTTTTATGGACAGAACACTCCTCTGGTACTGCAGTCGGTCTCAACAAAGCAGAATTCAGAGGTGCCAAATGTGCAGGTCCAAACTGAAATGAATGATCCTGCAGTGGCAGCAGCGGCTAGCATTGAACACCTGCCCATTTCAAAGACTCACAGTAAAGCAGCCAGCACAATAAGGCACACCATTCGCATCATACTGCCCGCTTCAGTCAGGAACTCTGTCAAGGAATACTTTCTGCATAGCGACACTAAGAACTATCACACGGATGCCAAAGCCGTGGAGAAAGAGCTGGTGAGAAGCAAATTGGAATGGCAAAACAGGAAACACATGAGCACGCCAAAAGAGACTGTCGGAAAAATAGGGTTTGGTGAAGAATCTTTTGTCTGA
- the LOC121295732 gene encoding rho GTPase-activating protein 20-like isoform X1 — MTPQQNNCSHMKGDSDAVRSRIQEQEKKMKTTMQRRRSAPSAISKALSKSRTQSRDGPLSPASTNNGSLIRAFSGQDSAFIMEERVQLTTGLQTQERHLFLFSDILIIAKSKSSSSLKLKQQVRVCELWIASCIDVVSERKMNPETSFVIGWPTTNYVVTLSSSKAKEKWLQALQWQINKMKQDEYQEKIALKIILLDVGSHTSSTMTLNVGTTDTAEKVIKLCTQQLGSPGQPSDYHLWVMSGKEETPYPLIGHELPFSIIMNCLRDSADQPCKANNNILAPDGALLLEQLPWERQCQFILKPRPVARSHVRTDSFQKHIKKKKSLIDWALRRGSSSPSDSHSGSPSSPRKLFGHSLPSICPSGKLPKPIMDMLCLLYHEGPSTMGIFRRSANAKTCKELKERLNSGHAVQVEGESVFVAAAVITDFLRNIPGSILSAALYHKWMEAMERNNSEEKLEAIKRLVERLPEANVTLLRYLFGLLHHIERRSEENQMTAFNLALCIAPNMLWLPVSTGPEEESRSTRKVAMLVQLLIEEAPAIFGEDIVSLFNKPHEDQLNSSEDALDGHAFQQQYSSDEFDSTFSEQEKPKTLNRKERDSFFLPLNDSVLKEEKEDWGLLDEMDAYKKKALNEDSAYSCDNLDKVSFRSSGSICSFAALQSIRSTRDRCSSEPSVCMSSQLLSKLHAPVARQSSCDAAMIRGQTECSQYMQKLRLDNTKLLEGDTSPRVNNRSKHGLWRSPQIASRIRHLGPHRINRSSFSSLSSTTTSPSVSSLSSLDSAFSYCSDSVFSSAEVSSLPLMFGTSTRLQPLSPEFPSKFPKDWSMTLPASMAQEPCDLDWYEEYDEKDEENNNCINETEDTADGRAPEEGQEACCESTLSVNTYRSAEDDGGDSEHKGRETQPSQAGVGKNQESMELEPESGACDSEPKPQRIETSVKHIELVRPKTGKDKVKRTKITFYMAPGKVRMKNCSEQNEKEKSTISVSVSGSGDDSPVSAGHQSQTVKVYIPQTVFYGQNTPLVLQSVSTKQNSEVPNVQVQTEMNDPAVAAAASIEHLPISKTHSKAASTIRHTIRIILPASVRNSVKEYFLHSDTKNYHTDAKAVEKELVRSKLEWQNRKHMSTPKETVGKIGFGEESFV; from the exons AAGATGAAAACGACTATGCAGAGGAGGCGGTCTGCCCCCTCAGCCATCAGTAAAGCCCTCAGCAAATCCAGAACACAAAGCAG GGATGGGCCTCTCTCCCCAGCCTCCACCAATAACGGGTCTCTGATCCGGGCCTTCAGTGGCCAGGACTCAGCGTTCATCATGGAGGAGCGGGTCCAGCTCACCACGGGGCTGCAGACACAGGAGAGACATCTCTTCCTCTTCAGTGACATACTCATCATCGCCAAGTCAAA GTCCTCATCCAGCCTGAAGCTGAAGCAGCAGGTGCGTGTGTGTGAGCTGTGGATCGCATCCTGCATCGATGTGGTGTCTGAGAGGAAGATGAATCCAGAGACCTCTTTCGTCATTGGCTGGCCAACCACCAACTATGTGGTAACGTTGAG CTCCTCCAAAGCCAAGGAGAAGTGGCTCCAAGCTCTGCAATG GCAAATCAACAAAATGAAACAGGATGAATATCAAGAGAAAATAGCCCTTAAAATCATACTGCTGGATGTGGGGAGCCACACTTCGTCA acaatGACGCTGAATGTGGGCACGACAGACACTGCAGAGAAAGTAATCAAACTCTGCACTCAGCAGCTTGGAAGTCCA GGCCAGCCCAGTGACTACCACCTCTGGGTAATGTCAGGCAAGGAGGAAACCCCCTACCCCCTTATCG GACACGAGCTCCCCTTCAGTATTATCATGAACTGCCTGAGAGACTCTGCAGACCAGCCCTGCAAGGCCAACAACAATATCCTGGCCCCCGACGGGGCCCTTCTCCTGGAGCAGCTCCCCTGGGAGCGCCAGTGCCAGTTTATCCTGAAGCCCCGGCCCGTGGCACGAAGCCACGTGAGGACAG ATTCATTCCAGAAACACATCAAGAAGAAGAAGTCTCTGATTGACTGGGCCTTGCGCAGAGGGAGCAGCAGCCCATCAGACAGTCATTCGGGATCTCCCTCCTCACCCCGCAAGCTGTTCGGCCACTCCCTGCCCTCCATCTGCCCCAGTGGAAAACTGCCCAAGCCCATCATG GACATGCTCTGCCTCCTGTACCATGAGGGCCCATCCACCATGGGTATCTTCAGGCGCTCTGCCAATGCTAAAACCTGCAAGGAGCTGAAGGAGCGTCTGAACTCGGGCCATGCTGTGCAGGTGGAGGGAGAGTCAGTGTTTGTGGCTGCGGCCGTCATCACA GACTTCCTGCGCAACATTCCTGGCAGTATTCTCTCAGCAGCGCTGTATCACAAGTGGATGGAAGCAATGGAGAGAAATAACTCTGAAGAGAAACTAGAGGCCATAAAAAG GCTTGTGGAGCGTCTTCCTGAAGCTAACGTCACCCTGCTTCGCTACCTGTTCGGTCTCCTGCACCACATCGAGAGGAGGTCTGAGGAGAACCAGATGACAGCCTTCAACCTGGCCCTGTGCATCGCTCCCAACATGTTGTGGCTTCCTGTCTCCACAGGGCCCGAGGAAGAGAGCAGATCCACAAGGAAG GTTGCCATGCTTGTGCAGCTCCTAATTGAAGAAGCCCCCGCAATCTTCGGGGAAGACATTGTATCGCTCTTTAACAAACCTCACGAGGACCAGCTAAACAGCTCAGAGGATGCACTGG ATGGGCATGCCTTCCAGCAGCAGTACTCATCAGATGAATTCGATTCCACCTTTTCGGAACAGGAGAAGCCGAAAACCCTTAATAGAAAGGAAAGGGACTCCTTCTTCCTTCCCTTAAATGATTCAGTGCTCAAAGAAGAGAAGGAGGACTGGGGGCTGTTGGATGAAATGGACGCCTATAAGAAGAAAGCCCTGAATGAAGACAGTGCTTACAGCTGCGATAACCTGGACAAGGTGTCTTTCCGATCCAGCGGGTCGATCTGCTCGTTCGCCGCTCTCCAGAGCATCAGATCGACGAGAGACCGCTGCTCCTCGGAGCCCAGCGTGTGCATGAGCTCCCAGCTGCTTAGCAAGCTCCATGCGCCTGTAGCGCGTCAGTCTAGCTGTGATGCTGCAATGATCCGAGGGCAGACAGAGTGCTCCCAGTATATGCAAAAGCTGCGGCTAGACAACACCAAGCTTTTGGAAGGAGACACTAGCCCCAGGGTGAATAACAGAAGCAAACATGGCCTGTGGAGGTCCCCGCAAATAGCCTCAAGGATAAGGCACCTGGGGCCTCACAGGATCAACAGGTCCAGTTTCTCCAGCCTGTCCTCGACAACCACCTCTCCTTCTGTGTCATCCCTGAGCTCTCTGGACAGCGCCTTCTCTTACTGCTCGGACTCCGTGTTCAGCTCGGCTGAGGTCTCCTCATTGCCTCTCATGTTTGGAACTTCCACCAGACTGCAGCCCCTTTCACCAGAGTTTCCCAGCAAGTTCCCCAAAGACTGGAGCATGACCTTGCCGGCATCAATGGCGCAAGAACCATGCGATTTGGATTGGTATGAAGAGTATGACGAAAAGGACGAGGAGAACAACAATTGCATCAACGAGACTGAAGATACTGCAGACGGTCGAGCTCCAGAAGAGGGGCAAGAGGCCTGCTGTGAAAGCACTTTGAGCGTTAACACTTACAGGAGTGCTGAGGACGATGGAGGTGATTCAGAACACAAGGGACGAGAGACACAACCGAGTCAAGCAGGCGTGGGAAAGAACCAAGAGTCCATGGAATTGGAACCAGAGTCTGGGGCTTGTGACAGCGAACCCAAACCACAGAGAATAGAAACATCAGTGAAGCACATAGAACTGGTTAGACCGAAAACTGGTAAAGATAAGGTGAAGCGCACTAAGATAACATTCTACATGGCCCCGGGCAAAGTAAGAATGAAGAACTGTTCTGAGCAGAACGAGAAAGAAAAGTCCACCATTTCAGTGAGCGTGTCGGGCTCAGGTGACGATTCTCCAGTTAGTGCAGGACACCAAAGTCAGACTGTAAAGGTCTACATTCCACAGACTGTTTTTTATGGACAGAACACTCCTCTGGTACTGCAGTCGGTCTCAACAAAGCAGAATTCAGAGGTGCCAAATGTGCAGGTCCAAACTGAAATGAATGATCCTGCAGTGGCAGCAGCGGCTAGCATTGAACACCTGCCCATTTCAAAGACTCACAGTAAAGCAGCCAGCACAATAAGGCACACCATTCGCATCATACTGCCCGCTTCAGTCAGGAACTCTGTCAAGGAATACTTTCTGCATAGCGACACTAAGAACTATCACACGGATGCCAAAGCCGTGGAGAAAGAGCTGGTGAGAAGCAAATTGGAATGGCAAAACAGGAAACACATGAGCACGCCAAAAGAGACTGTCGGAAAAATAGGGTTTGGTGAAGAATCTTTTGTCTGA